In Sphingomonas phyllosphaerae, one DNA window encodes the following:
- a CDS encoding xanthine dehydrogenase family protein molybdopterin-binding subunit produces MSIVDDAKQAAQGLMMGAMQKLVPLAPDSWIPGGVPDPLIARKHGLIGTPVSRLDGALKVKGAAAFAAEYRFEHMTYAALVYAPIARGRVAAIDSTAAERAPGVVLVMTHLNAPRMKDMPVFGSAPNAVGPHNLPVLQDDRIHWNGQPVACVLAETQEQADHAASLLNVTYDAEPSTTTVAGAVASGTEQAMFFGQPLRNDVGDAEALLAKAPVKVDQVYRTPRHNHNPIEPHAATIAWVDGGLVIHDASQMVSQQAESIGAVFGLAADKVRLTSPYVGGGFGSKGLWDHQVIGAAAAKLAGRPVRITLSREGVYRTVGGRTLTEQRVAIGAQKDGTFDAIVHTGLSVMTPHNNMPEPFILGTRCTYAARSFALKVEVARMNMLANTFMRAPGEAVGTFALEVAVDELAAELGIDPVELRILNEPEKDPLSGVPFSSRHIVTAWRQGAERFGWAGRDPRAGVRREGEWLVGTGCATGTYPYYRMPGAEARITLTRDGEAVRAQVEVAAAEMGMGTSTTTAIVAAERLGLPIEQVEVGYGDSAIPGAIMAGGSQQTAAIGAAVIAAHNALVAELLKLAGNDSPLAGLSADEVGSIDGGLASRNDPARRESYASILSRAQRGAVSVTKAGSMPLELMHWSMHSHSAIFCEVRVNAVTGELRVSRLLGSFDCGRILNPRTAASQFRGGMIMGLGMALMEETQFDERNGRIMNPSLAEYHLPVHMDVPAIDVMWTDIPDPHTPMGAHGIGEIGITGVAAAVANAVWHATGKRVRELPITLDKLL; encoded by the coding sequence ATGAGCATCGTCGACGACGCCAAGCAGGCCGCGCAGGGGCTGATGATGGGGGCGATGCAGAAACTGGTGCCGCTCGCGCCCGACAGCTGGATCCCGGGCGGGGTGCCGGACCCGCTGATCGCGCGCAAGCACGGGTTGATCGGGACGCCCGTGTCGCGGCTGGACGGGGCGCTGAAGGTCAAGGGCGCGGCGGCGTTCGCGGCGGAATATCGCTTCGAGCACATGACCTATGCCGCTTTGGTCTATGCGCCGATCGCGCGTGGGCGGGTCGCGGCGATCGACAGCACGGCGGCGGAACGCGCACCGGGCGTGGTGCTGGTGATGACGCATTTGAACGCACCGCGGATGAAGGACATGCCGGTGTTCGGATCGGCACCCAATGCGGTGGGGCCGCACAATCTGCCGGTGCTTCAGGACGATCGCATCCACTGGAACGGGCAGCCGGTCGCGTGCGTGCTCGCCGAGACGCAGGAGCAGGCCGATCATGCCGCGTCTTTGCTCAACGTCACTTACGACGCCGAGCCGTCGACCACGACGGTCGCGGGGGCGGTGGCGAGCGGGACCGAGCAGGCGATGTTCTTCGGCCAGCCGCTGCGCAACGACGTCGGCGATGCCGAGGCGCTGCTGGCGAAGGCGCCGGTGAAGGTGGATCAGGTCTATCGCACGCCGCGCCACAATCATAACCCGATCGAGCCGCACGCCGCGACGATCGCGTGGGTCGACGGCGGGCTGGTGATCCACGACGCCAGCCAGATGGTTTCGCAACAGGCGGAGTCGATCGGCGCGGTGTTCGGCCTGGCGGCGGACAAGGTGCGGCTGACCTCGCCCTATGTCGGCGGCGGTTTCGGCAGCAAGGGGCTGTGGGACCATCAGGTGATCGGCGCGGCCGCCGCCAAGCTCGCCGGACGCCCGGTGCGGATCACGCTGTCGCGCGAGGGCGTGTACCGGACGGTCGGCGGACGCACGCTGACCGAGCAGCGCGTCGCAATCGGCGCGCAGAAGGACGGGACGTTCGACGCGATCGTCCACACCGGCCTGTCGGTGATGACCCCGCACAACAATATGCCCGAGCCGTTCATCCTCGGCACGCGCTGCACCTATGCCGCGCGCAGCTTCGCGCTGAAGGTCGAGGTAGCGCGGATGAACATGCTCGCGAATACCTTCATGCGCGCGCCGGGCGAGGCGGTCGGCACCTTCGCGCTGGAGGTGGCGGTCGACGAGCTGGCCGCCGAGCTGGGGATCGATCCGGTCGAGCTGCGGATCCTCAACGAGCCGGAGAAGGACCCGCTGAGCGGTGTGCCGTTCTCGTCGCGGCATATCGTCACGGCGTGGCGGCAGGGCGCGGAGCGGTTCGGCTGGGCCGGGCGCGATCCGCGTGCGGGGGTGCGGCGCGAGGGCGAATGGCTGGTCGGCACCGGCTGCGCGACCGGCACCTACCCCTATTACCGGATGCCGGGGGCGGAGGCGCGGATCACGCTGACGCGCGACGGCGAGGCGGTGCGCGCGCAGGTCGAGGTCGCGGCGGCGGAGATGGGGATGGGCACCTCCACTACCACCGCGATCGTCGCGGCGGAGCGGCTGGGGCTGCCGATCGAGCAGGTCGAGGTCGGCTATGGTGATTCCGCGATCCCCGGCGCGATCATGGCGGGCGGGTCGCAACAGACCGCGGCGATCGGCGCGGCGGTGATCGCGGCGCATAACGCGCTGGTCGCCGAACTGCTGAAGCTGGCGGGCAACGACTCGCCGCTGGCCGGGCTGTCTGCGGATGAGGTCGGCAGCATCGACGGTGGGCTGGCGAGCCGTAACGATCCGGCGCGGCGTGAAAGCTACGCCTCGATCCTGTCGCGCGCGCAGCGCGGCGCCGTGTCGGTGACCAAGGCGGGGTCGATGCCGCTGGAGCTGATGCACTGGTCGATGCACTCGCACAGCGCGATCTTCTGCGAGGTGCGCGTCAATGCGGTGACGGGCGAGCTGCGGGTCAGCCGCTTGCTAGGATCGTTCGATTGCGGGCGCATCCTCAACCCGCGCACCGCCGCCAGCCAGTTCCGTGGCGGGATGATCATGGGGCTGGGGATGGCGCTGATGGAGGAAACCCAGTTCGACGAGCGCAACGGGCGGATCATGAACCCGAGCCTCGCCGAATATCACCTGCCCGTGCACATGGACGTGCCGGCGATCGACGTGATGTGGACCGACATCCCCGATCCGCACACCCCGATGGGCGCGCACGGGATCGGCGAGATCGGGATCACCGGCGTGGCGGCGGCGGTCGCCAATGCGGTTTGGCATGCGACGGGGAAGCGGGTGCGGGAGCTGCCGATTACGTTGGACAAGTTGTTGTAG
- a CDS encoding xanthine dehydrogenase family protein subunit M, with amino-acid sequence MTPFSYERAGDVAEAVRLGATPGTAYLGGGTNLVDLLRETVARPERLVDVSALSDAINQTADGGLLIGAGVRNTALAAHPLVRERYPVLARAILAGASAQIRNMATVGGNLMQRTRCTYFYDTDGSRCNKRAPGSGCDARDGFTRIHAVLGASEACVATHPSDMCVALAALDAVVHVERDGATRTVAFGDFHRLPGERPDLDTVLEPGELITAVELPVLPVAARSTYRKVRDRASYAFALISVAAALEMDGERVADVRVAFGGVAHKPWRATRVEDALRGAALTDEAIGAAAAREFADAQLLRDNAFKPALATRTLVAVLNALKTGETA; translated from the coding sequence ATGACGCCGTTCAGCTACGAGCGCGCGGGTGACGTCGCAGAGGCGGTGCGGTTGGGCGCGACGCCGGGCACCGCGTATCTGGGCGGCGGGACCAATCTGGTCGACTTGTTGCGCGAGACGGTGGCGCGGCCCGAGCGGCTGGTCGATGTCTCGGCGCTGTCGGATGCGATCAACCAGACGGCGGACGGCGGATTGCTGATCGGGGCGGGCGTGCGCAACACCGCGCTGGCGGCGCATCCTTTGGTGCGGGAACGCTATCCGGTGTTGGCGCGCGCGATCCTCGCGGGGGCGTCGGCGCAAATCCGCAACATGGCGACGGTCGGCGGCAATCTGATGCAGCGGACGCGCTGCACCTATTTCTACGACACCGACGGATCGCGCTGCAACAAGCGAGCGCCGGGCAGCGGGTGCGACGCGCGCGATGGGTTCACGCGCATCCACGCGGTGTTGGGGGCGAGCGAGGCGTGCGTGGCGACGCATCCGTCCGATATGTGCGTGGCGCTCGCCGCGCTGGATGCGGTGGTGCATGTCGAGCGCGACGGCGCGACGCGGACGGTGGCGTTCGGGGACTTTCACCGGCTGCCGGGTGAGCGGCCCGATCTCGATACCGTGCTGGAACCGGGCGAGCTGATTACCGCGGTCGAGCTGCCGGTGCTGCCGGTCGCGGCGCGCTCGACCTATCGCAAGGTGCGCGACCGGGCGAGCTATGCCTTTGCGCTGATCTCGGTGGCGGCGGCGCTGGAGATGGACGGCGAGCGGGTTGCCGACGTGCGGGTCGCGTTCGGCGGGGTGGCGCACAAGCCGTGGCGCGCGACGCGGGTCGAGGACGCGCTGCGCGGCGCGGCGCTGACCGACGAGGCGATCGGCGCAGCGGCGGCGCGCGAGTTCGCGGACGCGCAATTGTTGCGCGACAATGCGTTCAAGCCGGCGCTGGCGACGCGGACTTTGGTGGCGGTGCTGAACGCGCTGAAGACGGGAGAGACGGCATGA
- a CDS encoding 2Fe-2S iron-sulfur cluster-binding protein, with product MSIVVNGLAVDPPGDPRVSLLDHLRETLHLTGTKKGCNQGACGACTVLVDGERILSCLALAVQYDGRAVTTIEGLAEGDALHPLQAAFIEHDGFQCGYCTPGQICSAIGMAAEAKRGVPSHVSADLGGAVTLTREEVQERMSGNLCRCGAHNGIIDAILETAMMEAGA from the coding sequence ATGTCGATCGTCGTCAATGGCTTGGCGGTGGACCCGCCCGGCGATCCGCGCGTCTCGCTGCTGGATCACCTCCGCGAGACCTTGCACCTGACCGGCACCAAGAAGGGCTGTAATCAGGGGGCGTGCGGGGCGTGCACGGTGCTGGTCGACGGCGAGCGTATCCTGTCGTGCCTCGCACTCGCGGTGCAATATGACGGGCGCGCGGTCACGACGATCGAGGGGCTGGCGGAGGGCGATGCGCTGCATCCGTTGCAGGCGGCGTTCATCGAACATGACGGTTTCCAGTGCGGCTATTGCACGCCGGGGCAGATCTGCTCGGCGATCGGGATGGCCGCCGAGGCCAAGCGCGGCGTGCCGAGCCATGTCAGCGCCGATCTGGGCGGCGCGGTGACGCTGACGCGCGAGGAGGTGCAGGAGCGGATGAGCGGCAATCTGTGCCGCTGCGGCGCGCACAACGGGATCATCGACGCGATCCTGGAGACGGCCATGATGGAGGCGGGCGCATGA
- a CDS encoding lactonase family protein, translated as MSDDRTLMMTRRTCVGGLLALGALPARAAVAAPALWVGTYVAEGGAGVVPLRKVGDAWGTGAAVPGIRNASFAVGGARGLRYVLDEQQKGGLGVYDRGFRGVATSSTLGADPCHAALSPDGAMLAAANYSSGSVALWTLDRATGLPKGPVLALQHQGSGPNKERQAGPHAHWVGFTRDGRTLHSVDLGADAIFAHRLGPQGVTGTDIAYRATPGSGPRHLARHPRLPVAYLVAELANTVTVLRASPDGRFVVRKVLSTVPRAYRGETYAGHIAMNAAGTRLYVSNRGHDSIATFAIDGAGDLRPIGHVASGGHWPRYFRLLEASGEMLVANQRSGDVARLPIGRDGVVARPTQVVRIPSAVFIGV; from the coding sequence ATGAGCGACGATCGAACCCTGATGATGACGCGGCGCACCTGCGTCGGTGGCCTGCTGGCGCTGGGCGCATTGCCGGCGCGGGCGGCGGTGGCGGCGCCGGCATTATGGGTCGGCACCTATGTCGCCGAGGGCGGGGCGGGCGTGGTGCCGCTGCGCAAGGTCGGCGATGCGTGGGGGACCGGCGCGGCGGTGCCGGGCATTCGCAACGCCTCGTTCGCGGTCGGCGGCGCGCGCGGGCTGCGCTACGTGCTCGACGAGCAGCAGAAAGGCGGGCTGGGCGTCTACGATCGCGGCTTCCGCGGGGTTGCGACGTCGTCGACGCTCGGCGCGGACCCGTGCCATGCCGCGCTGTCGCCGGACGGCGCGATGCTGGCGGCGGCCAATTATTCGAGCGGGAGCGTCGCGCTCTGGACGCTCGACCGCGCGACCGGGCTGCCGAAGGGGCCGGTGCTCGCGCTCCAGCATCAGGGCAGCGGCCCCAACAAGGAGCGGCAGGCCGGGCCGCACGCGCATTGGGTCGGCTTCACGCGCGACGGGCGGACGCTCCATTCGGTCGATCTGGGTGCGGACGCGATCTTCGCGCACCGGCTTGGGCCGCAAGGTGTGACGGGCACCGACATCGCCTATCGTGCGACGCCGGGGTCGGGGCCGCGGCATCTGGCGCGGCATCCGCGGCTGCCGGTCGCCTATCTGGTCGCGGAGCTGGCGAATACGGTGACGGTGCTGCGCGCGTCGCCGGACGGGCGGTTCGTGGTGCGCAAGGTGCTGTCGACGGTGCCGCGCGCGTATCGCGGCGAAACCTATGCCGGGCATATCGCGATGAACGCGGCGGGCACGCGGCTGTATGTCTCGAACCGCGGGCATGACAGTATCGCGACCTTCGCGATCGATGGCGCGGGCGACCTGCGGCCGATCGGGCATGTCGCCAGCGGCGGGCATTGGCCCCGCTATTTCCGGTTGCTGGAAGCGAGCGGCGAAATGCTGGTCGCCAACCAGCGGTCGGGCGATGTCGCGCGGCTGCCGATCGGGCGCGACGGCGTCGTGGCGCGTCCGACGCAAGTGGTGCGAATCCCGTCGGCGGTGTTCATCGGCGTGTGA
- a CDS encoding glycoside hydrolase family 2, with translation MKRGTTMIAGMLLAGSAQAQEIGNAGPYNARFLQGGIGIERPLERADALVAAGAPYTIATWVDAGAQNDASGTLIRLGIPASARTLSLENGRIVLRDGTSALRGAIVPTGWHHLAAVSDGARVTLYLDGRRVGGGAARSSAVAPQIAIAPATPGEPHFGGQLIDARVTGTALDARQVAAIARAKPDAALVQMTEVGVGWPFQKQANIGLTTQQDAWTLPQSRDGAYTAPVAKPVANAAVMQPLDDHRWQVNGWTLAAAPEVKGDGAVLSRPGNPSGTWRAATVPGTVLQTLVDRGVYPDPYYGLNNLKIPESLARQDYWYRTRFTVPAAVAGRRLTLVFGGINYASEIWANGQRIGETQGAFVRGQFDYVPVAGENVIAVRVSPPPHPGIPHEQSVSAGVGENGGQLAIDGPTFVATEGWDWIPGIRDRNTGLWRPVELVATGAVRIGDPHVVTDLPLPRTDRADVYVTVPLDNGGPATPVTVRVAFEGVTVEKQVTAPTGKSEVRFTPAEFRQLSVANPKLWWPNGYGAPHLYDVTYQVADARGVSDTRKARFGIREVSYDLSLFDAAGALRRVNVQTTDGGLAGTPLIDIRHAAIKQTPTGWAESLTAAGETSRGVTPITETLPEPHLTIRVNGVRIAARGGNWGMDDAMKRVSYDRLAPYFRLQREAHMNIIRNWMGNNNEDEFFDLADENGMMVLNDFWQSTQNFQIEPEDASLFLDNARDTIARYRNHPSIILWFGRNEGVPYPVLNEGLAKAVFELDGTRWFTGSSNVVNLQGSGPYNYRAPVGYFTDLATGFSVETGTPSLSTAESIASYVPAGDRWPLGDVLAYHDWHFGGNGDTKTFMAALDRMYGAGTSFADFERKAQMMNLETHKAMYEGFLGHLWTKNSGRLLWMTHPAWPSNAWQIYSWDYDTQASYYGAKKAVEPLHVQLNLPGNELVVLNTTQADAKGLTARVKVVGLDNRELFARDTKLDALANRATALAAVPLGELFAANPMVLVKLSLIGADGAAVSENFYWRGRDESAYRALDTLAPAALTARAAAAVVEGDDRVVRVTLANDTATPALNAKLTLVDAQGKRILPAFYDDNYVSLLPGERREIAIRYPAAVAGAPRVTLRGWNVPAATIPAG, from the coding sequence ATGAAGCGCGGGACTACAATGATCGCCGGAATGTTGCTGGCAGGGAGCGCGCAGGCGCAGGAAATCGGCAACGCCGGGCCGTATAATGCGCGCTTTCTACAAGGCGGTATCGGGATCGAGCGGCCGCTGGAGCGTGCCGACGCGCTGGTCGCCGCAGGCGCGCCGTACACGATCGCGACCTGGGTCGACGCGGGTGCGCAAAACGACGCGTCGGGGACGCTGATCCGCCTTGGAATACCCGCCTCCGCGCGCACCTTGTCGCTCGAAAACGGGCGAATCGTGCTGCGCGATGGCACGTCGGCGCTGCGCGGTGCCATCGTGCCGACGGGCTGGCATCATCTCGCCGCGGTGTCGGACGGTGCGCGGGTGACCTTGTATCTCGACGGCCGGCGCGTCGGTGGTGGCGCGGCGCGATCGAGCGCGGTCGCGCCGCAGATCGCGATCGCACCGGCGACGCCCGGCGAGCCGCATTTCGGCGGGCAGTTGATCGACGCGCGCGTCACCGGCACCGCGCTCGATGCGCGACAGGTGGCGGCGATCGCACGCGCCAAGCCGGATGCGGCTTTGGTGCAGATGACCGAGGTTGGGGTCGGCTGGCCGTTCCAGAAGCAGGCCAATATCGGGCTCACGACGCAGCAGGACGCGTGGACGCTGCCGCAGTCGCGCGATGGTGCCTATACCGCGCCGGTCGCCAAGCCGGTGGCGAACGCTGCGGTGATGCAGCCGCTCGACGACCATCGCTGGCAGGTGAATGGCTGGACGCTCGCCGCCGCGCCCGAGGTGAAGGGGGACGGTGCGGTGCTGTCGCGGCCCGGCAATCCTTCGGGGACGTGGCGCGCGGCGACGGTGCCGGGGACGGTGCTCCAGACCTTGGTCGATCGCGGCGTCTATCCCGATCCCTATTACGGGCTGAACAACCTCAAAATCCCCGAGAGCCTCGCGCGGCAGGATTATTGGTATCGCACGCGCTTCACCGTCCCCGCCGCGGTGGCGGGCAGAAGGCTGACGTTGGTGTTCGGCGGGATCAATTATGCGTCGGAGATCTGGGCGAACGGACAGCGTATCGGCGAGACGCAAGGCGCGTTCGTGCGCGGGCAGTTCGATTATGTGCCGGTCGCGGGGGAGAATGTCATTGCGGTGCGTGTCTCGCCGCCGCCGCATCCCGGCATCCCGCACGAGCAGTCGGTGAGCGCGGGGGTCGGCGAGAATGGCGGGCAGCTCGCGATCGACGGGCCGACCTTCGTCGCGACGGAGGGTTGGGACTGGATTCCCGGGATCCGCGACCGCAACACCGGGCTGTGGCGGCCGGTCGAGCTGGTCGCGACCGGCGCGGTGCGGATCGGCGATCCGCATGTCGTCACCGACCTGCCGCTGCCGCGCACCGACCGCGCCGACGTTTACGTCACGGTGCCGCTCGACAATGGCGGACCCGCAACGCCGGTGACGGTGCGCGTCGCGTTCGAGGGCGTGACGGTCGAGAAGCAGGTGACTGCGCCGACGGGCAAGAGCGAGGTGAGGTTCACCCCCGCCGAGTTCCGCCAGCTGAGCGTCGCCAACCCCAAATTGTGGTGGCCGAACGGCTATGGCGCGCCGCACCTCTACGACGTGACCTATCAGGTCGCGGATGCACGGGGCGTATCCGACACGCGCAAGGCGCGGTTCGGGATCCGCGAGGTCAGCTACGACCTGTCGCTGTTCGATGCGGCTGGCGCGCTGCGGCGTGTCAACGTCCAGACCACCGACGGCGGGCTGGCGGGGACGCCGCTGATCGACATCCGCCACGCCGCGATCAAGCAGACGCCGACCGGCTGGGCGGAGTCGCTGACTGCGGCGGGCGAGACGTCGCGCGGCGTGACGCCGATTACCGAAACCTTGCCCGAGCCGCACCTGACGATCCGCGTCAACGGCGTGCGGATCGCGGCGCGCGGCGGCAACTGGGGCATGGACGATGCGATGAAGCGCGTCAGCTATGATCGGCTCGCGCCCTATTTCCGCCTTCAGCGCGAGGCGCATATGAACATCATCCGCAACTGGATGGGCAACAACAACGAGGATGAGTTCTTCGACCTCGCCGACGAGAACGGCATGATGGTCCTCAACGATTTCTGGCAGTCGACGCAGAATTTCCAGATCGAGCCGGAAGACGCCTCGCTGTTCCTCGACAACGCCCGCGACACGATCGCGCGCTATCGCAACCATCCGTCGATCATCCTGTGGTTCGGGCGCAACGAGGGCGTGCCCTATCCGGTGCTCAACGAGGGGCTGGCGAAGGCGGTGTTCGAACTGGACGGGACGCGCTGGTTCACGGGCAGCTCCAATGTCGTCAATCTGCAGGGGTCGGGGCCGTACAATTACCGCGCGCCGGTCGGCTATTTCACCGATCTCGCCACTGGCTTCTCGGTCGAGACGGGGACGCCATCGCTGTCGACCGCGGAGTCGATCGCCAGCTATGTGCCGGCCGGCGACCGCTGGCCGCTGGGCGACGTGCTCGCCTATCACGACTGGCATTTCGGCGGGAACGGCGACACCAAGACGTTCATGGCCGCGCTTGACCGTATGTATGGCGCGGGCACCAGCTTCGCCGACTTCGAGCGCAAGGCGCAGATGATGAACCTCGAGACGCACAAGGCGATGTACGAAGGGTTCCTTGGGCATTTGTGGACCAAGAATTCGGGGCGGCTGCTGTGGATGACGCACCCGGCGTGGCCGTCGAACGCGTGGCAGATCTATTCGTGGGATTACGATACGCAGGCGTCCTATTACGGGGCGAAGAAGGCGGTCGAGCCGCTGCACGTCCAGTTGAACCTGCCCGGCAACGAACTGGTGGTGCTCAACACGACGCAGGCCGATGCCAAGGGGCTGACCGCGCGGGTGAAGGTGGTCGGGCTCGACAATCGTGAACTGTTCGCGCGCGACACGAAGCTGGACGCGCTCGCCAATCGCGCGACCGCGCTAGCGGCGGTGCCGCTGGGCGAACTGTTCGCGGCGAACCCGATGGTGCTGGTCAAATTATCGCTGATCGGCGCGGACGGGGCAGCGGTGTCGGAGAATTTCTACTGGCGCGGGCGCGACGAGAGCGCGTACCGGGCGCTCGACACGCTGGCCCCGGCGGCGCTGACCGCGCGCGCGGCGGCGGCGGTGGTCGAGGGCGATGATCGCGTCGTGCGCGTGACGCTGGCCAACGACACCGCGACGCCCGCGCTCAACGCCAAGCTGACGCTGGTCGATGCGCAGGGCAAGCGCATCCTGCCGGCCTTCTACGACGACAATTATGTCTCGCTGCTGCCCGGCGAGCGGCGGGAGATCGCGATCCGCTACCCGGCGGCGGTCGCGGGGGCGCCGCGCGTCACGCTGCGCGGGTGGAACGTGCCCGCCGCGACGATCCCGGCCGGGTGA
- a CDS encoding ROK family transcriptional regulator, whose translation MNVAALLRLTGANIEHAGLHNQRVVLHAIRVAGSATRAEVAAVTGLTTATVTNITNRLLDEGLLGRAGQRRGGRGQPATRLCVNPDGAFAIGVNIDRDHLTMVVVDFEGRSRARISREVAYSSPEDVRAFYREQVHTLLKQGGISPAALSGIGVARPDDLGAIDLPGRPRDYDRWSTHDVASLFAGPLDLRVTVENDAAAAAIGEMQFGLGQQYASFFYLLITVGLGGGVVVNALYDRGANGRSGEIGFLLVEDHEGRRVPLQEVLSIAGLTRALEAKGLGGKAIHALDLGDPAVAAVTDAWVARAAAVLAPPLIAVSCLLNPGAVLVGGRLPVALVEQLGQATSALMQRDGGYAPVLAPIRTAALAEDSPAIGAALLAFGHLLLPADTPGRQPSAMISRDKGR comes from the coding sequence ATGAACGTCGCCGCGCTGTTGCGCCTGACGGGCGCCAATATCGAACATGCCGGGCTCCACAACCAGCGCGTCGTGCTGCACGCGATCCGTGTCGCGGGATCGGCGACGCGCGCGGAGGTGGCGGCGGTCACCGGGCTGACCACTGCGACGGTCACCAATATTACCAACCGCTTGCTCGACGAGGGCTTGCTCGGTCGCGCCGGACAGCGGCGTGGCGGGCGTGGGCAGCCGGCGACGCGGCTGTGCGTCAATCCCGACGGGGCGTTCGCGATCGGGGTGAACATCGACCGCGATCACCTGACGATGGTGGTGGTTGATTTCGAGGGGCGGTCGCGCGCCAGGATCAGCCGCGAGGTCGCCTATTCGAGCCCCGAGGACGTGCGCGCCTTCTATCGCGAGCAAGTCCATACGCTGCTGAAACAGGGCGGGATTTCGCCCGCGGCGCTGAGCGGGATCGGGGTGGCGCGGCCCGACGATCTCGGCGCGATCGATCTGCCGGGGCGGCCGCGCGACTATGATCGCTGGTCGACGCATGACGTCGCCTCGCTGTTCGCCGGGCCGCTCGACCTGCGGGTGACGGTCGAGAACGACGCGGCGGCGGCGGCGATCGGGGAGATGCAGTTCGGGCTCGGACAGCAATATGCGAGCTTTTTCTATCTGTTGATTACGGTCGGGCTCGGCGGGGGCGTGGTGGTCAACGCGCTCTACGATCGCGGCGCGAACGGGCGGAGCGGCGAGATCGGCTTCCTGCTGGTCGAGGACCACGAGGGGCGGCGCGTGCCGTTGCAGGAGGTGCTGTCGATCGCCGGACTGACGCGGGCGCTGGAAGCCAAGGGGTTGGGCGGGAAGGCAATTCACGCGCTTGATCTAGGCGATCCGGCGGTGGCGGCGGTGACCGACGCATGGGTGGCGCGCGCGGCGGCGGTGCTGGCTCCGCCTTTGATTGCAGTGAGTTGCCTGCTCAACCCGGGTGCGGTGCTGGTCGGGGGGCGGCTGCCGGTCGCGCTTGTCGAGCAATTGGGGCAGGCGACGAGCGCGCTGATGCAGCGTGATGGCGGCTATGCGCCTGTTTTGGCGCCGATTCGTACGGCTGCGCTGGCGGAGGACTCGCCGGCGATCGGGGCGGCGTTGCTGGCGTTCGGGCATCTGCTGCTGCCCGCCGACACGCCGGGACGGCAGCCTAGCGCGATGATTTCACGAGACAAAGGGCGGTAG